From Nicotiana tabacum cultivar K326 chromosome 15, ASM71507v2, whole genome shotgun sequence, the proteins below share one genomic window:
- the LOC107807172 gene encoding homeobox-leucine zipper protein HAT4 codes for MLENQDLGLSLSLGFPENKTTNPLQLNLISSLVSSTSPSPSPFNLFQKTSWIDSFPSSDRNLETCRTFLKGIDVNRIPTITDAEEEEEEAGVSSPNSTISSLSGNKRSEREINCEEELDCCRGISDEEDGETCRKKLRLTKDQSAVLEESFKEHNTLNPKQKQALAKRLGLRPRQVEVWFQNRRARTKLKQTEVDCEFLKRCCENLTEENRRLQKEVQELRALKLSPQFYMQMTPPTTLTMCPSCERVAGPPTPSPSGPTNVDPRVHQMGLAQQQRSMPFNLWATSPVPHRPINALNPRS; via the exons ATGTTGGAAAATCAAGATTTGGGATTGAGTTTGAGTCTCGGTTTTCCAGAGAACAAAACAACAAATCCATTGCAGCTGAATTTGATCtcttctttagtttcttcaacttctccttctccttcaccTTTCAATTTATTTCAGAAAACTTCTTGGATTGACTCCTTTCCTTCTTCAG ATCGGAACTTGGAGACATGCAGAACTTTTTTGAAGGGAATAGACGTGAACAGGATACCAACAATTACAgatgcagaagaagaagaagaagaagctggaGTTTCTTCTCCAAATAGTACTATTTCAAGTTTGAGTGGAAATAAGAGAAGTGAAAGAGAAATAAACTGTGAGGAGGAATTGGATTGTTGTAGAGGTATTAGTGATGAAGAAGATGGAGAAACTTGTAGAAAAAAACTAAGGCTTACTAAAGATCAGTCTGCTGTTCTTGAGGAGAGTTTTAAAGAACACAACACTCTCAACCCT AAGCAAAAGCAGGCTTTAGCAAAGAGACTAGGATTGAGGCCTAGGCAAGTGGAGGTTTGGTTTCAGAACAGAAGGGCAAG GACAAAATTAAAGCAAACTGAAGTAGACTGTGAGTTCTTGAAGAGATGTTGTGAGAATCTAACTGAAGAAAACAGGAGATTACAAAAGGAAGTTCAAGAGTTAAGGGCACTAAAGCTATCACCTCAATTCTACATGCAAATGACCCCTCCAACCACCCTTACAATGTGCCCGTCATGTGAGCGTGTTGCGGGCCCACCAACTCCGTCCCCGTCGGGTCCCACGAATGTCGACCCTCGAGTCCACCAAATGGGCTTGGCCCAACAACAACGGTCTATGCCGTTTAATCTTTGGGCCACCTCTCCCGTCCCGCACAGGCCCATCAATGCCCTAAACCCTAGATCGTGA
- the LOC107807168 gene encoding uncharacterized protein LOC107807168 → MKLVGFAKRQLQVMRESKWESLIDDASSFCAKHDIVISEMDKNYHLGKSKRRSSSVTHPHHLRVEVFNTVIDLQLSELNSHFDAVNSNQLLSMASLSPDNSFTNSDKDRIMKLATLYPHEFSGSKLEELDNYILFVKEDIDFSNLKGLGDLS, encoded by the coding sequence ATGAAACTTGTTGGTTTCGCCAAGAGGCAATTGCAAGTGATGAGAGAATCAAAATGGGAATCTTTGATAGATGACGCCTCTTCAttttgtgccaagcatgatattgTGATCTCTGAAATGGATAAGAACTATCATCTTGGAAAGTCAAAGCGTAGGAGTTCAAGTGTTACACATCCTCATCATTTGCGTGTCGAAGTTTTTAATACTGTTATTGATTTGCAACTTTCGGAGCTAAACAGTCATTTTGATGCGGTGAATAGTAATCAACTTCTTAGTATGGCTAGTTTGAGTCCGGATAATTCTTTTACAAATTCTGATAAAGACAGAATTATGAAACTTGCTACACTTTATCCTCATGAGTTTAGTGGTTCAAAGCTTGAAGAGCTTGACAACTATATTCTCTTTGTGAAAGAAGATATTGATTTCTCTAACTTGAAAGGACTTGGAGATCTTTCATAA